GGCCGGCCACTTTCCTGATTAAAACCTATTGCAACACTTCCAAAAGTAAAATCTTTTCGTGTCCCTCCTTCTTCATATGCTACTCCTATGAGACCAAAAAGCTCTTGGAGAGGTAATGGATTGGTTCCTGAAACATATTTTTTCAAATACGATTTTACTTCAGGATACGAGTTTTTAGCGATGATATTGAAAAGCTTTTTGTCTTTGAACGGTTTATCTGCACCGTATAGCGTTTTGAGCTCATTCATAAGGTCCATTATTCCCTTTTCCCCATTTGAGTTTTTACGAATAAGCACATCAACCATAAACCCTATCAATGCACCTTTTTCATAAACATTTCCGTACTCCCCTTCATATTTCCCAAGTACTCCTTTACTCATTTTTGTAAATGGAAGTTCATCGTCGTACGCTTTGGTGTAGTTGGCTATTTTCCCATCCATGGTTTCCAAAAAATGCTCCAAGTCCGTAAGTCCTCCAGCAAGTTGAGAGTGATGAGAAAAATACTCTGTAACTCCTTCATACATCCATAAATGTTGCGACATCTCCGGTTTATTGAAATCGAAGTAATGAATTTCTTTGGAGTGTAAATTGAGCGGTGTAACCACATGAAAAAACTCATGTGCAGCAATATCTTTCAACTGCTGAATCCATTGCTCTTGTGGTATATCTGGCAAAACATAAAGAGAAGAATAATTATGCTCCAATGCTCCATTACCAACACTGTTCTCTTCTCCTGTAACAAAATTCATTAAAAATGCATATTTATCGACAGGCAATCTGCCTCCCATGTAGGCTTGGTCTTTGAGCAACAGCTCCGAAAAATTCTCCGCTATGTACTGTGAAGTTACATTGCCACCTGGTGAGTTTACCGATATCAAAACTTCCGCATTGCCAACCTTCACAGTTGTAGTATCTGGCTTGCAATACAGCAT
This portion of the Spirosomataceae bacterium TFI 002 genome encodes:
- a CDS encoding Predicted metalloprotease, contains C-terminal PDZ domain; protein product: MKFKTLLLLFIIGSYAVNAQSEYKYTVDLQNIVDDRVKVELLTPSIKKSKAVFYFPKMVPGTYAIADFGRFIGDFVAENNQGEKLSVERKDDNTFVISDAKNLSKITYWVDDTFDQKISNDIYGMSGTGISPEVVVLNGHGFFGYFDGMKAQPFELTVKKPAGFYGSTAMAFARTSNTEDVFVAESYNYLVDMPMLYCKPDTTTVKVGNAEVLISVNSPGGNVTSQYIAENFSELLLKDQAYMGGRLPVDKYAFLMNFVTGEENSVGNGALEHNYSSLYVLPDIPQEQWIQQLKDIAAHEFFHVVTPLNLHSKEIHYFDFNKPEMSQHLWMYEGVTEYFSHHSQLAGGLTDLEHFLETMDGKIANYTKAYDDELPFTKMSKGVLGKYEGEYGNVYEKGALIGFMVDVLIRKNSNGEKGIMDLMNELKTLYGADKPFKDKKLFNIIAKNSYPEVKSYLKKYVSGTNPLPLQELFGLIGVAYEEGGTRKDFTFGSVAIGFNQESGRPTIISTAQMNEFGEKMGYQQGDDLISINGFAFPKDQPFELFKQEMAKFEEGKTLEVEVARKNKSGTEEVIKLSAPMIIVDIPTPPHLEAMQNPSTEQLNLREAWMNGAKKIF